The Xanthomonas sp. DAR 34887 genome has a segment encoding these proteins:
- a CDS encoding ABC transporter ATP-binding protein, whose product MTNPDSPIPNPELAISVRGLLNRFGTQTVHEDLDLDVRRGEILGVVGGSGTGKSVLMRSILGLREPDAGRINVLGVDTESRRREDRLHVERNTGVLFQDGALFSSLSVGENVQVPLKEHFGELPDSWHYELALLKVKLAGLPADAINKLPSQLSGGMRKRAGLARALALDPPLLFLDEPTAGLDPIGAAAFDRLIRTLQEALGLTVFLITHDLDTLYAICDRVAVLADRKVIATAPLAEIEQVDHPWIQDYFHGPRARAARDAKTAWTETH is encoded by the coding sequence TTGACAAATCCCGACTCCCCAATCCCGAATCCCGAATTGGCCATCTCGGTACGCGGCCTGCTCAACCGCTTCGGCACCCAGACCGTGCACGAAGACCTGGACCTGGACGTGCGCCGCGGCGAGATCCTCGGCGTGGTCGGCGGCTCGGGTACCGGCAAGTCGGTGCTGATGCGCAGCATCCTCGGCCTGCGCGAGCCCGATGCCGGCCGCATCAATGTGCTCGGCGTGGACACCGAGTCCAGGCGCCGCGAAGACCGCCTGCACGTGGAGCGCAATACCGGCGTGCTGTTCCAGGACGGCGCGCTGTTCTCCTCGCTGAGCGTGGGCGAGAACGTGCAGGTACCGCTGAAGGAGCACTTCGGCGAACTGCCCGACAGCTGGCATTACGAACTGGCGCTGCTGAAGGTGAAACTGGCCGGACTGCCGGCCGATGCGATCAACAAGCTGCCCTCGCAGCTGTCCGGCGGCATGCGCAAGCGCGCCGGGCTGGCGCGCGCGCTGGCGCTGGACCCGCCGCTGCTGTTCCTCGACGAGCCCACCGCCGGGCTGGACCCGATCGGCGCGGCCGCCTTCGACCGCCTGATCCGCACCCTGCAGGAAGCGCTGGGCCTGACCGTGTTCCTCATCACCCACGACCTGGACACCTTGTACGCTATCTGCGACCGCGTGGCGGTGCTGGCCGACCGCAAGGTCATCGCCACCGCGCCGCTGGCCGAGATCGAGCAGGTCGACCACCCCTGGATCCAGGATTATTTCCACGGCCCGCGCGCGCGCGCGGCCCGCGACGCCAAAACCGCCTGGACCGAGACCCACTGA
- a CDS encoding MlaD family protein, with translation METKANYVLIGAFTIVAGLALLLFGLWAAKYSSDRTWQEYRVVFREAVTGLSVGSPVQYNGIAVGSITELTLAPNDPRQVVARVRLNSTTPIKSDTRAKLGITSLTGPSIIQLSGGTPEAPALTSIDTSDAPIIQTTPSALQNITDTANRIVERLDEVLSDRNVASITATLHNLETISGSLADRDEGMQSLILSARDAARNLDVTLKTTNGTIQRLDQNLVQQLPPILDKLESTLSKLDSASGNADKILGENRAAINSFANDGLGQLGPTLTELRGLIRDLRRVSDRLDNNPARYLLGRDAPKEFKPK, from the coding sequence ATGGAAACCAAAGCCAACTACGTGCTGATCGGCGCCTTCACCATCGTCGCCGGGCTGGCCCTGCTGCTGTTCGGGCTGTGGGCCGCGAAGTACTCGTCCGACCGCACCTGGCAGGAGTACCGGGTGGTGTTCCGCGAGGCGGTGACCGGCCTGTCGGTGGGCAGCCCGGTGCAATACAACGGCATCGCGGTCGGCTCGATCACCGAGCTGACCCTGGCGCCGAACGATCCGCGCCAGGTGGTGGCGCGGGTGCGGCTGAATTCGACCACGCCGATCAAGAGCGACACCCGCGCCAAGCTGGGCATCACCAGCCTGACCGGTCCGTCGATCATCCAGCTCTCCGGCGGTACCCCGGAAGCGCCGGCGCTGACCTCCATCGACACCAGCGACGCGCCGATCATCCAGACCACGCCGTCGGCGCTGCAGAACATCACCGACACCGCCAACCGCATCGTCGAGCGGCTGGACGAAGTGCTCAGCGACCGCAACGTGGCCAGCATCACCGCCACCCTGCACAACCTGGAAACGATCAGCGGCTCGCTGGCCGACCGCGACGAAGGCATGCAGTCGCTGATCCTCAGCGCGCGCGATGCCGCGCGCAATCTGGACGTGACCCTGAAGACCACCAACGGCACCATCCAGCGCCTGGACCAGAACCTGGTGCAGCAGCTGCCGCCGATCCTGGACAAGCTGGAAAGCACGCTGAGCAAGCTGGATTCGGCGTCCGGCAACGCCGACAAGATCTTGGGCGAGAACCGCGCGGCGATCAACAGCTTCGCCAACGACGGCCTGGGCCAGCTCGGCCCGACCCTGACCGAACTGCGCGGGCTGATCCGCGACCTGCGCCGCGTCAGCGACCGCCTGGACAACAACCCCGCGCGCTACCTGCTCGGCCGCGACGCCCCGAAGGAGTTCAAACCCAAATGA